A stretch of the Vigna radiata var. radiata cultivar VC1973A chromosome 7, Vradiata_ver6, whole genome shotgun sequence genome encodes the following:
- the LOC106767553 gene encoding transcription factor MYB108, which produces MDEKGRRTSNTLLTDDEIDLRRGPWTVDEDLTLINYIATHGEGRWNTLALSAGLKRTGKSCRLRWLNYLRPDVRRGNITLEEQLLILELHSRWGNRWSKIAQYLPGRTDNEIKNYWRTRVQKHAKQLKCDVNSKQFKDAMRYLWMPRLVERIQAAATASVTTNNAYTSENNIKNNQIEVHNLKDKMGLIEPSLINNDFVGSYVMQQSHTPENSSTALSSSDSFGTQVSTKSDLTDYYSVPVSSNNNNATPADYYQPSQMSYSNCFPQGLDFQSLDPWNLQNGDSSDNFWNVESMLFLEQHLMNDNM; this is translated from the exons ATGgatgaaaaaggaagaagaaccTCCAACACCCTTTTGACTGACGACGAGATCGACCTTCGAAGAGGCCCTTGGACCGTCGATGAGGACCTCACTCTCATCAATTACATTGCCACTCACGGCGAAGGTCGCTGGAACACCCTCGCCCTCTCTGCTG GGCTGAAACGAACGGGGAAGAGTTGCAGATTGAGGTGGCTCAACTATCTTCGTCCTGATGTTCGACGTGGAAACATCACGCTTGAGGAACAACTTTTGATCCTGGAGCTCCATTCTCGCTGGGGAAACCG ATGGTCGAAAATTGCTCAATATTTGCCTGGTAGAACGGACAATGAGATAAAGAACTATTGGAGAACTCGTGTCCAAAAGCATGCGAAACAACTGAAATGTGACGTGAACAGCAAACAGTTCAAGGACGCCATGCGTTACCTTTGGATGCCGAGGTTGGTGGAACGCATTCAAGCAGCTGCAACTGCCTCGGTCACCACCAACAATGCATACACCTCTGAGAACaacattaaaaacaaccaaataGAGGTTCATAATCTCAAGGACAAAATGGGATTAATCGAACCTTCGCTCATCAACAACGACTTCGTGGGTTCCTACGTCATGCAACAAAGTCACACCCCAGAGAACAGTAGCACGGCTTTGTCGTCATCAGACTCGTTCGGGACTCAAGTCTCAACAAAATCTGATCTCACCGATTATTACAGCGTTCCGGTTAGCAGTAACAATAACAACGCTACTCCTGCAGATTATTATCAACCATCTCAAATGAGTTACTCCAATTGTTTCCCTCAAGGATTGGATTTTCAATCCCTAGATCCGTGGAACCTGCAGAATGGGGACTCGTCTGACAATTTTTGGAACGTTGAAAGCATGTTGTTCTTGGAGCAACATCTCATGAACGACAACATGTGA